The Kangiella marina genome window below encodes:
- a CDS encoding amidohydrolase family protein, translated as MKITLAFIVIMFSLFSSCNAQQLKAFVGGMLVDGTGGKVIHDSVILVNGERIVAVGTEKEVSIPDGYQIISTEGMTVLPGLWDMHVHLMINGHADYKHWDTAYINKLGSEIMPASAEQLLLAGVTSARDLGAPLKESKAIKDAINNGDLSGPRMFMSGPFIQHEPYPGTEAFRWGVSSERDARQKVRRLKEAGMDVVKLIDHDVMPLSHAKAVVDEAHKQGMKVVGHSHKPDEIRIGLKIGIDNFEHTGLTTAPEYPEDIMTMLKERTAKGRISGGPLYWTPTVEGLWNYDYTRDNSEELDNHCWKRGLSQATVDDIEQSIQHPERLDYMQLTPKRKPTLKTKFNQLRNSGAILLVGTDSGIPMKFHCQSTWHELQVWVDEFGVPVMEAIQAATYWPAKFMGVDKDLGTIVPGKYADIIAVKGDALKYINLLQHVDLVVKGGVIYKEKGATKEENLTRVYPDS; from the coding sequence ATGAAAATCACACTGGCATTTATTGTCATAATGTTTTCCTTGTTTTCTTCTTGCAATGCGCAGCAATTAAAAGCTTTTGTTGGCGGTATGTTAGTTGATGGTACCGGCGGAAAAGTGATTCATGACAGCGTCATTTTAGTCAATGGTGAGCGCATAGTAGCCGTCGGCACTGAAAAAGAAGTGTCCATCCCTGATGGCTATCAAATCATCTCTACAGAAGGTATGACGGTGCTTCCTGGTTTATGGGATATGCACGTCCACTTGATGATTAATGGCCATGCAGACTATAAACATTGGGATACAGCCTATATCAATAAGCTCGGCAGTGAAATCATGCCAGCTTCTGCTGAGCAGTTATTATTAGCTGGGGTTACTAGTGCTAGAGACTTAGGCGCTCCCCTAAAAGAATCCAAAGCAATAAAAGATGCTATTAATAATGGCGATTTAAGTGGGCCTCGTATGTTTATGTCGGGGCCATTTATTCAGCACGAACCTTACCCAGGCACAGAGGCATTTAGATGGGGAGTATCCAGCGAGCGTGATGCACGTCAAAAAGTGCGTCGCTTAAAAGAAGCTGGAATGGACGTTGTTAAGCTTATTGATCATGATGTTATGCCTTTGTCGCATGCTAAAGCTGTGGTCGATGAGGCTCATAAACAAGGTATGAAGGTGGTGGGCCATTCACACAAACCGGACGAGATTAGAATTGGCCTAAAGATTGGTATTGATAATTTTGAACATACAGGCCTCACAACTGCACCTGAATATCCAGAAGATATTATGACAATGCTCAAAGAGCGAACCGCAAAAGGGAGGATTAGTGGAGGTCCGCTTTACTGGACTCCAACTGTCGAGGGGTTGTGGAATTACGACTACACGAGAGATAACTCGGAAGAGCTTGATAATCACTGTTGGAAACGTGGACTTTCTCAGGCGACCGTGGATGATATTGAGCAGTCGATACAGCATCCTGAGCGCCTTGACTATATGCAGCTTACTCCAAAACGTAAACCAACATTAAAGACGAAGTTTAATCAACTGCGTAATAGTGGGGCGATTTTACTGGTTGGTACCGATAGTGGTATCCCCATGAAATTCCATTGCCAGTCAACATGGCATGAACTGCAAGTTTGGGTTGATGAATTTGGTGTGCCTGTGATGGAAGCGATACAAGCTGCCACCTATTGGCCTGCAAAATTCATGGGTGTTGATAAAGACTTAGGCACGATTGTTCCGGGAAAATATGCAGATATCATTGCTGTAAAAGGCGATGCCTTAAAATATATTAACTTGCTACAGCATGTCGATTTGGTGGTGAA